The following DNA comes from Rosa rugosa chromosome 5, drRosRugo1.1, whole genome shotgun sequence.
TCATCACATTGAGATTCGAATAATCTTTGAAATTATTGCAGAAAAGATGATAACTTTTACAAATATCATATACTTGGTCGTTGTGATTGAACGAAGAGCATAAATGCACGATCAAATTTGGCTGCACAAAATTGACATATGCCCCACATGTTACAGGGTAAAAAAAATAGTCAATAAGCACAATAAGTGCTTGCTTGACATCAAAATAATCTCGATTTGGATTGGACTCAATTCCAAAATTTGAGTTTTTTAGTAGAATAGACACCTGAATCAAATGCAGTTTTATGAATTATGAAATTGGTATTGTGCGTGGCCCTAGCCGGAGCTGTTGCTTCTTCAAGGAGATCCATACCGTTGCCTGGTCTCAATTTAGGTTGACAAAATAAATTTGAAAATCTGATTGAAATATCCACATGAgaagaaaatataaaatcaaaaatcaaacgATAATTGTTGTAACCGGTGTCAACCACCGATCTTCATAGCCAAAACCGACCACTCAATTTATCTAAACCTGAAACCGGTGTCATTCAATCGGATTATTGATTAGTCGGACTGAAATTGCCGCCGCTACTTCCGATTGAACTTTCAAAAAGCACTTTTATATTCACTAAACCTTGTATGTATTCGGGAAATGTTTCCATTTGTTACAACTCATAATAGCATCCAATTAATCTAGACGTTATACACAAGACAACATGGCTCCATATGATGTGACGCTAGAGCATAGCTTCTCCGAATCTCCTGCATGATTAAACTTCTACGCGTTAAGAGTGCAAGTGCCTCCCTTTAAATTATTAAAACACGGTTTACCCGCAACCCTTCCTAGCTAAGTATTAACTATTGAGAGCAACGTTTCGACCTATTTCTCAACCCACATGCCCCCACCCTCCTTTTCGTCCAACTTTACATCTTATTTTATCCTTTTCAAATTAATTATTCCCATCACCTGACCTATAAATATAAGTGCGTACCAGTACCAAATACCACATCTAAAACAATTCCCAATCATTATTCATCCTCAACCTCCATTTGCAAGCAAAAATGGCATCAACTTCTTCActgctcctctcttcttcttcttcttcttcctcctccattTTCAACCCGTTTTCGACTTCTTCACCGAAAGCGGGAAGCGTAATTCGACAACAACGGAGGTCTAGAATTGTTGCATCGAGTAGAAAAGAAGCGCACGATCACCACCAGAACTACAGCAGCAGGCTCGTGGATGAGAACATGATCGTTTTGAGGAAGAAAATCCACGAGATGAAGATGGTGGAGAGGAACTACGAGCCTCCGGCGGAGTGGATGGACTGGGAGAAGAGGTACTACACCAGCTACGACTCGTTCATATGCCAAGTCATGGGTTTGTTGCAGTCGCAGTTGATGAACACCAGGCCGAGCTTGGCTCTCGCATTCATGGCTTTGATCGTTTTGAGCGTCCCGGCCTCGACGTTCATGGTATTCTCCCATTTGCTGGAGATCACAAAAGGAGCATTGACCAGTGGTTTTGGTATATGAGGAAATATTCAAGTACTACTAGATTTGTTTGTAAATAGTTTATCTATTTCCAGTAGCTAATTAGAAAGTTTCGGGAAGATTAGCTAATAGAAAAGTTTGGGGAAGTTCGCATTTATCAGATTCAGGAAGATGTTACCATTTAaagcacgtttacttacttaaAATTGAgtgaatgattacggggtaaaattATTCCTACGTTTATTAAGTTATTAAAAGATAaaagaatcggaatgattctAGATAAAAagtattcatgcgtttactaacacatgaaaaAATCATAATAGGTGTAGGTCTCACCTccttataaataataaattcctgaatactcaggaatttgattacgaataggggagatgggtttaggaatcaacttCTCCAAAATCAATACCGATTCggcgattcctttcttctcccatttcagttgtctccgattcatgcttatttttcattccaagtaagtaaacgtagGAATCAACTTCTCcagaatcaataccgattcatttcttctctcatttcagttgtctccgattcatgattatttttcattccaagtaagtacaCGTgtcattaaaaaaatagagtGTAATAGATAATTACTGTAATTAACCTACAATTATGATTGATGTTACTTAATTAGGAGGTTTAATAAAGATGGATGCCATTGAACTTTCATGAAGAGTGGGAACTAATTCAGGCGCTAAAGTGgggaattttaaaattttgatcGGATCAAACTTGGTACGAAAACCTTTTTAGTTGAAAAATTAAATATATcactaaaaaagtaaaaatgaagatgaagaactaTAAAGATTTTGCAACTCCATTAATCTATACGAGGCCTCATCTTGAAACacatgaagttttttttttttttttgaaaaggggtttggaacccagtcaagctgggagactcatccccacgcctatattattatttatttcatGGGTTTGAAACACATGAAGTCTTTTAGTTATCAAAGTTTAAAAGCTAGTAAGATGATGCTCGAAATTATTGTTAATTAGGAGGTTCGTCATCAAAAATGATTCAGATGCCAAATATAGTGAATCCTAAAAATGTTGCATATaccatataaatatataatcatCACGACGTAACTTTGTTATTTCAAGCACTACATCATGAATATACTCTAACACAAGCATACACAAGTACACAACACAATTTATGCACAAGTTAAATGTGGCAGTAAGAAATAAAAGCGCACTCTTGATTATGAGAATTTAGATGCGGTGGTTGAACCAAGTACAATATACGAACCAAATACACACTTTTAGATAAGTTAATTATGTGTCAAAACTTTCATTCTCACGCGTGAAGTTTTGGACCGGCCTTATACCAGAAATCTTCCCCAAACAGTTCAGCTATCTTGGACTGTAGGACTACGGCCAGCTGCAATTAGCAGTTACAATTATTGAGAATTATTATACTTATACCAGCTCACTAgaagttatattttttttatgttgattcAAGAACACTTTTGAGTTACATTTATTCCTTTAGCAATTAACTAACTCATCCATTAAATTAATGAAaatacctagcgctctgctagggttgggagagcgccgttctgggcctctctgtaccttccTCCTTCGTCGATGGAGCAAATCTCCGACACCGTTCTCGGCGTCGTTACCCTTGTGTACGGCTTCTACCGTGCACGCTTACCAGTCGCAGCAAGCATGCTTCCCGGTGACAACCTTCTAGTCCCAGACTCTATCTGATCGTGGCTGGTGGGGAGAAGAAGAGGTTGTGCCGCCTTGTTGGTTTGGAACAACACCGGCTGTGAACCGTCTCCGACCGAGTCGGGCACGTCTGAAAGTGGGTTTATTGGTTAGATCTGGACCGGTGGTGGTGAGGCGTACAGCGGATCGGTGCATGATTATGATCACTGATGATGGGAAGATGACAGATCGATGGCCGGAGTCGGAGACTGGATTCGGCGTTTGCTCTGCTATAGATATGATTAGTGGGAGTTGGTTCTGGGGTAGAAGATCTTCGGTATTCCTCGGACAACGCCACAAGACTGATGGGGCTGTGGGCGACGTCTTAAGTCGTGCGCACAAGGCCGGGACGGGGGTCCTCCGGCGAGGACTGGCGGCTCAGCGACTGGGGACGTGGACAAGGCAGGTATGGGTGTCCAGAGGGATTTTGGGTGGCCAACTATGGACCTGGGCCCTTTCTTGTTTGGGCTATTCAAGGTGGGCCTATGCTAGGGTTGGCTGGCCCTCTGTTCAGTTGGATTGTTCAAGTAGGACTTTGGACTGGGCCTGGGCCTTTGTCAAGTTTGCCTCGGCAGATGTGATTTTGGATTcaggccggatttggatccgaATTTGGGACCCGGGTCGTATTCAAATCCGGATCTTGAATCCGAGACAGCTGCTCGTATTGATATGGTATTTGTTCTGGTTCTTgggagttcgtttgctaattttcgagtttttgacaccctcggttactttcgaactcctggtgagcgaatcacctctcctaggtgatcatatcaccggttactGTTACAGTTACTATTATatttacactgctctcgtgacatatgcagtgcagcgatgtcgttcgacatcaagtcacatggttacctttcATTTTAGATGCGTCGGTGCATCGTGCTATCTTTTATTGTTCTCCTATTTTATAGATGcatttgtgcatcttgttatgctttattgtttttcctttcgatgcttttgcatcgctctatgtacttctcagtttcatctaatatagtttgtcgtctttcccttcaaaaaaaaaaagaacacttttgagttttgactcaTTAGTTCCCACTACTCTTTCAAATAATAAACCTACCGTCAGTTTGCAAATGATTGGTGAATATTATCACACAAAATTTGAATGATTCCCACTACTCTCCTAAGCTGCTTTTTCACCTGAGCTACCTAATCTTTGAAGGAGATTAAGACACATGGAAATATCAGATCTAATGGTCTACAATACAGTTGAAATGTTTCTCTCTCGTTATCCCATTCTCcttatcttttctttctttcttccttccGTTCTCATTCTCTACCGAtctctcttgtttatttttCCCTTTCTTCTGTTCTTTTCCTTCTCTGATACAAAGCTCAAAATATTTTTCCCTATCGCAGTTAACAACCCAAAGTTGCAGTGAAGAGTTTTCATGACTTGGGTAGTGGGTTGATCGCCCAACAACATGATAAAATCAGGTTGCTATGTTATTCTTTTCCTTCACTGGCAATCATTCAAATAATTAGATTAAGGCCCAAAATGATTGATGGGTGTGGCTGATTCCGTCAATCCAAGAGAATTAATTGGTAGTATTCATTTGAGGTGCATGTGGTTCGTCCCTAATTGCTGCAAAAACCTCAGAGCATTTAGGGCTTTGCATTGGAGCCCTCGAGATTTCCCTGCCGAAATTCCTAGTTGGGCTTTTGTTCTTGATCTTGTTACCGAGTAAAGGTTTTTGCTTTTTTGCAATTTGGTTGTGAGTTATGAGGTGTGATAATCACACTAGTGACACTACTTAGTTTTTGACCATTTGGAGAGAGTAGGTGTTCTGGGTTTGCTCTAATTTAACTATTTCAAAGGAAGATCTGTAATCCAAAATTGGTTCTTCAACTGGGATCAGTTTGATATCAGTTaataatgagagagagagagtgttaTCTTGAAGGTTTCTGTGAAGGAAAACAGAGGgaagtaaaaaaaaagaaatataaaccATTAGATCTAATAATGGACACTTGTCTTAATCTCCTTCAAAGTTTAAGTAACTCAACTAGCTTAGAAAGATCCTCCTTTTGTTCACTACTTTTTGGAATTGGCTATTGGGGAATttcacatatatttttttttttttggtaatgggAATTTCACATATTTTGAGAGCCGCACCACTTTATCGAAATTACGTGACAATAGTTATAATTTCACATAATTTTTTGTCTTGTCATGTCATTATTcattggattaaattcagtttagtccctcgaactttaggcctaaaatcactttggtccctgactttttttttagGGACCTTGACCCATAGCACCAAAATGACTTAAAAGTAGTCCACTTACACCATCAAGAGAAttttgttcccactaaccccatttaaTAGCTAAATGACGATTTTGGCCTCCATAAAATTGAAAACTACATCCCACTCTATCTCCCTCTcgccctctctctttctctctcctctatctctctctctctctgcagaaCTGCTGCCTCAGCCGGCTTCCGGAAAATCTCGGTTAGTTGATCCTCGATCTGCTTTTCTTCCGCCTCGGCCCTCTTCTCtcatcatcaatctctctctctctctctctcttcttcctcgatCTGCCTTGGACGACGATTTGCATCTACGTCACCTCCAAATCTGCATctaagattttgctcgagaagtTCATGGCGCGGCCTCAGTTCCTGACTTCCTCCCCAGATCGCGATCGTGCCGGCCTCCGCCCCACCGGAGACTTCACCAGCGTCTGAACCACGTCCTTGAGTCCAGCAGGTCTACCTGGAACGGTGAACACATGAACTGGGCGTAGGAATCACCGGCGTCTGAACCATGAACTGAGTGTTTCGATTCCAGCAGTAAGGTTCCGAATTGTTTCGGGTTCGGGCATCTTGCTTCTCTCTGTTTCAAAAGcgtaggatttttttttttttttttgaggaggaaAACATactctgtttcttcttctgttGTAATGGTTctattgtccaaaaaaaaataaaaatggagcATGAAAAGGTTGCTGAGGGCTAAGAAATTTGAAGTTAATTGGTCATCTCTTTTGCTTTTGTGAAATTGTGGGCATACATactctgtttcttctttctttggataaaatgagggcaaaagaatagaaggaaagaaaaaagaaaaagaaaaagactattggagggcaatagacgtttgttaaatgtctattgggggtcaatacacatctattggggggcaatacacgttttaaattgatgtaatctcctcttttttttcttcaatcaaagctttatttgtctaattataggaagattagttcccattttgataatcgaaacgtctattggggggcaatagacgtctatttgggggcaata
Coding sequences within:
- the LOC133709479 gene encoding uncharacterized protein LOC133709479, with the translated sequence MASTSSLLLSSSSSSSSSIFNPFSTSSPKAGSVIRQQRRSRIVASSRKEAHDHHQNYSSRLVDENMIVLRKKIHEMKMVERNYEPPAEWMDWEKRYYTSYDSFICQVMGLLQSQLMNTRPSLALAFMALIVLSVPASTFMVFSHLLEITKGALTSGFGI